In uncultured Draconibacterium sp., one genomic interval encodes:
- a CDS encoding SusC/RagA family TonB-linked outer membrane protein — protein sequence MKRFLFTIFLMSAVTLFATAQKRTISGVVREQSTNDLLPGVTVLEKGTSNGTVTNVDGEFSLSVEQGATLVVSYIGLESKEVLVGTSSTLEVFLAPSSEQVDEVVVTAMGIRKETKALGYAVQAIAGDELVKVKQPNLINSLNGKIAGVNVTNSGGGAGTSSQIIIRGSTSLSGDNQPLFIVDGIPIDNSTVSADYGAGLSATSTYSGNRGMDINSDDIESISVLKGPAAAALYGLKAAAGAIVITTKKGEAGTMQVNVSSKFKVDTYNKLPEQQAMYGQGSDGAFDDGTTSSWGAPLTGTIYNNLEDFFEPAFSYDVTGSISGGTENGSYFMSVHRLDQNGIVPTTEYATNSVRFNGEHKKGWFTIGMNTNYIYSQTTKTLTGSGLYGSGGTGAMLSLLQWPRSNDMSHWIEGGQRVPLLPNVDPEDDVDNPYWTAHKNPVTDDVHRFIGSGYVTMQPTEWLSATYRAGIDHYNTFSRNLVTPGSAVAPPYDEGAVTESQRENNILTSNLTVSANKKVDDFDLGLMLGHNYEQTTYFSQRQSAIGLLSDFMSVNNADRENQTFSNYQSKKRLYSAFGEFSASYKNMLFMSVTGRNDWSSTLAEENRSFFYPSVSGSFVFSELFGEDLKETFSFGKIRASWSQVGKDAPVYQTATYIETVNTIGGGYNNSWTGGNPYLAPETTESTELGLDLRFFNGRLGADLTYYNTRSKDQIISPRVSMATGYIFQYTNFGTVTNKGFELTLTGKPIQNRNWNWETTLNISHNNGTVSDLPEGVQLLYVTDVQVGPATPASIGDDIFLGLIGTRWERTDDGELILDSDTGRPITSTDATNVVGDREPDMLFGWNNSITHKNWNLSFLVDVRIGGDVYNATEYAMTYSGMSKITENRGNTQTFEGVTINSETGEYEPTTSTITLDQDYYQNYYTKEAEPFITSVNWFRLRSASLSYTVPAAFCNRIGFVKGIDLSLTGTNLLLFTNYDGMDPEVSAGGSGVLGAGSSGIDYAGVPATTSVSFGLNVKF from the coding sequence ATGAAAAGATTCTTATTCACAATCTTCTTGATGAGCGCTGTTACACTATTTGCAACGGCGCAGAAACGCACCATTAGTGGTGTCGTGCGAGAACAATCTACCAATGATTTACTCCCCGGAGTAACAGTACTGGAAAAAGGGACTTCAAATGGAACTGTGACGAATGTCGACGGTGAATTTTCCCTTTCTGTAGAACAGGGGGCAACACTTGTTGTTTCTTACATCGGACTTGAATCGAAAGAGGTTCTTGTGGGCACCTCTTCTACCCTTGAAGTTTTCCTTGCTCCATCTTCTGAACAAGTTGATGAAGTTGTGGTAACTGCAATGGGTATCCGCAAAGAAACCAAAGCCCTTGGTTATGCCGTTCAGGCAATTGCAGGCGACGAGCTTGTAAAAGTTAAGCAGCCTAACCTGATAAACTCGTTGAACGGTAAAATTGCCGGTGTTAACGTTACTAACTCAGGTGGTGGTGCAGGTACATCGTCGCAAATTATTATTCGTGGTAGCACCTCACTCTCTGGTGACAACCAACCACTGTTTATTGTCGATGGTATTCCGATTGACAACAGTACAGTAAGTGCCGATTATGGCGCTGGCTTGAGTGCAACTTCAACCTACAGCGGTAACCGGGGTATGGATATCAACTCAGATGATATTGAGTCGATTTCGGTACTTAAAGGCCCTGCAGCAGCAGCGTTATACGGTTTAAAAGCAGCTGCCGGAGCAATTGTAATTACTACTAAAAAAGGTGAAGCCGGAACAATGCAGGTCAATGTTAGCTCGAAATTTAAAGTTGACACGTACAACAAATTACCTGAGCAACAAGCCATGTACGGACAAGGTAGCGACGGTGCTTTTGACGACGGAACAACATCATCGTGGGGAGCTCCGCTTACCGGAACTATTTACAACAACCTTGAAGATTTCTTTGAACCAGCATTTTCTTACGATGTAACCGGAAGCATTTCGGGTGGAACAGAAAACGGAAGCTACTTTATGTCGGTTCACCGTCTCGACCAGAATGGTATTGTACCAACAACGGAATATGCAACCAACTCTGTTCGTTTTAATGGCGAGCATAAAAAAGGCTGGTTTACAATCGGAATGAATACCAACTATATTTATTCGCAAACTACCAAAACGCTTACCGGATCGGGGTTATACGGATCGGGAGGAACAGGTGCAATGCTAAGTTTGCTACAATGGCCACGATCGAACGATATGAGCCATTGGATTGAAGGTGGACAACGTGTTCCGCTTCTGCCAAATGTTGATCCGGAAGACGATGTGGACAATCCATACTGGACAGCTCATAAAAATCCGGTTACTGACGACGTACACCGTTTTATCGGATCGGGTTATGTTACTATGCAGCCTACTGAATGGTTGAGTGCAACTTACCGCGCCGGTATCGACCATTACAATACCTTCTCGCGTAACCTTGTAACTCCGGGATCTGCAGTAGCTCCTCCATACGACGAAGGTGCTGTAACCGAGTCGCAAAGAGAAAACAACATCCTTACATCGAACTTAACTGTTTCAGCCAACAAAAAAGTTGATGATTTTGATTTGGGTTTAATGCTGGGACACAACTACGAGCAGACAACTTATTTCAGCCAACGGCAAAGTGCGATTGGCTTACTTTCTGATTTTATGAGTGTGAATAACGCTGACCGCGAAAACCAAACGTTTAGCAACTACCAATCGAAAAAGAGATTGTACAGTGCTTTCGGTGAATTTAGTGCCAGTTACAAAAACATGCTATTTATGAGTGTAACAGGCCGTAACGACTGGTCATCTACACTGGCTGAAGAGAACCGTTCATTCTTCTACCCTTCTGTAAGCGGTAGTTTTGTTTTCTCTGAATTGTTTGGCGAAGACCTGAAAGAAACTTTCTCATTTGGTAAAATTCGTGCTTCCTGGTCGCAGGTTGGTAAAGATGCTCCTGTATACCAAACAGCAACTTACATAGAAACAGTAAACACAATCGGTGGTGGTTACAACAACAGCTGGACTGGTGGCAACCCGTATTTGGCTCCTGAAACTACTGAGTCAACCGAACTTGGTTTAGACCTTCGTTTCTTTAACGGACGACTGGGTGCTGATTTAACGTATTACAATACCCGAAGTAAAGATCAGATCATTTCGCCAAGGGTAAGTATGGCTACCGGTTATATTTTCCAGTATACGAACTTCGGAACCGTTACCAACAAAGGTTTTGAGTTAACATTAACCGGAAAACCAATTCAGAACCGCAACTGGAACTGGGAAACAACCTTAAACATTTCGCATAATAACGGAACGGTATCCGATCTTCCCGAAGGTGTTCAGTTACTTTATGTAACCGACGTTCAGGTTGGACCGGCAACTCCGGCATCTATTGGCGACGATATCTTCCTTGGTTTAATCGGCACACGTTGGGAAAGAACTGATGATGGTGAATTGATACTGGATTCAGACACCGGACGCCCGATTACTTCAACCGATGCAACAAATGTTGTTGGCGACCGCGAACCGGATATGCTTTTCGGCTGGAACAACAGCATCACACATAAAAACTGGAACCTGTCATTCTTAGTTGATGTAAGAATTGGTGGCGATGTTTATAATGCTACTGAATACGCAATGACTTACTCTGGAATGAGCAAAATCACTGAAAACCGCGGTAATACTCAAACATTTGAAGGAGTGACGATAAACAGCGAAACCGGTGAATACGAACCGACTACAAGTACGATCACACTTGATCAGGATTATTACCAAAACTATTACACCAAAGAAGCCGAACCATTCATTACCAGCGTTAACTGGTTCCGTTTGCGTTCTGCATCGTTGAGCTACACCGTACCTGCAGCATTTTGCAACCGCATTGGTTTTGTAAAGGGAATTGATCTTTCGTTAACAGGAACCAACTTACTCCTGTTTACCAATTACGACGGAATGGATCCTGAAGTTAGTGCCGGTGGTTCAGGAGTACTGGGAGCCGGATCGTCGGGAATTGATTACGCCGGAGTACCTGCTACTACAAGTGTTTCATTCGGCTTAAATGTTAAGTTTTAA
- the ggt gene encoding gamma-glutamyltransferase, which translates to MKKIALSLFSIILAFQVFAQDRITGLPFATRSEVIAQNGMACTSQPLATQAALDILKAGGNAIDAAIAANAVLGLVEPTGNGMGGDLFAIVWDAKTKKLYGLNASGRSPYDLTLEYFKENGYEKIPSHGPLPVSVPGCVDGWFELHNKFGSLPMKDVLNPAISYAENGFPLTELIAYYWGRSAFLSQYPGFEEIFMPNGKAPKKGEVFKNPYLANTFKMIAEQGRDVFYKGEIAEKIVEYVREQGGFLSMKDFEDHHSEWVEPISTNYRGYDVWELPPNGQGTAVLQMLNILENYDIAGMGFGSPEYMHHFIEAKKLAYEDRAKYYSDMDFNDLPIEELISKEYGKERAALINKNRAARSYPAGELEQGNTIYLTTADKDGNMVSLIQSNYRGMGSGMTPGKLGFILQDRGELFALEEGHMNVYEPHKRPFHTIIPAFITKDGEPYISFGLMGGAMQPQGHVQIVCNLIDFGMNLQEAGDAPRISHDGSSQPTGEKMNDGGLVSLESGFEYQTIRELMNKGHRIGYALGPYGGYQAIMWNKENKVYYGASESRKDGQAAGY; encoded by the coding sequence ATGAAAAAAATTGCACTATCACTTTTCTCAATCATTTTAGCCTTTCAGGTATTTGCACAAGACCGCATAACAGGCCTCCCTTTTGCCACCCGCAGCGAGGTAATCGCGCAAAACGGAATGGCATGCACCAGCCAGCCACTGGCTACTCAGGCGGCGCTTGACATACTAAAAGCCGGTGGAAATGCCATTGACGCAGCCATTGCTGCCAATGCTGTTTTAGGCTTAGTTGAACCAACCGGAAACGGAATGGGCGGCGACTTGTTCGCGATTGTTTGGGATGCCAAAACAAAAAAACTATATGGTTTAAATGCCAGCGGCCGTTCGCCTTATGATTTAACGCTTGAATATTTTAAGGAAAATGGCTACGAAAAGATTCCATCACACGGACCGCTGCCCGTTTCAGTACCGGGATGTGTTGACGGCTGGTTTGAACTCCATAATAAATTTGGCAGCCTGCCAATGAAAGATGTCCTGAATCCCGCCATTTCTTATGCCGAAAACGGATTTCCGTTAACCGAACTTATTGCGTATTACTGGGGACGCAGTGCCTTTTTAAGTCAATATCCGGGTTTTGAAGAGATTTTTATGCCCAATGGAAAAGCGCCTAAAAAAGGCGAAGTATTCAAGAATCCGTACCTGGCAAACACATTTAAAATGATTGCAGAACAGGGCCGAGATGTATTTTACAAAGGAGAAATAGCAGAGAAAATTGTAGAATATGTGCGCGAGCAAGGTGGTTTTTTAAGTATGAAAGACTTTGAAGACCATCATTCGGAATGGGTAGAACCAATTTCTACCAACTACCGTGGTTACGACGTTTGGGAACTTCCACCCAACGGACAGGGAACAGCCGTTTTACAAATGTTGAACATCCTGGAGAATTACGATATCGCCGGCATGGGCTTTGGCTCGCCCGAATACATGCACCATTTTATTGAAGCAAAAAAGCTGGCCTATGAAGACCGTGCAAAATACTATTCCGACATGGATTTTAATGATCTGCCGATTGAAGAACTGATCTCAAAAGAATACGGCAAAGAAAGAGCAGCATTAATTAATAAAAACCGTGCAGCACGCTCCTATCCTGCCGGCGAATTGGAACAAGGCAACACCATTTACCTGACTACAGCCGACAAAGATGGCAATATGGTTTCGCTAATTCAAAGTAATTACCGTGGCATGGGATCGGGAATGACACCCGGGAAACTGGGATTTATCCTGCAAGACCGTGGCGAATTGTTTGCACTTGAAGAAGGACATATGAATGTTTACGAACCACATAAACGTCCGTTCCACACCATAATTCCGGCGTTTATTACAAAAGATGGCGAACCTTACATCAGCTTTGGATTAATGGGTGGCGCCATGCAACCACAGGGCCACGTGCAAATAGTCTGCAACCTGATAGACTTTGGCATGAACTTGCAGGAAGCCGGTGATGCACCGCGTATCAGCCACGACGGCTCGAGCCAGCCAACCGGTGAAAAGATGAACGATGGAGGACTTGTTTCACTGGAAAGCGGATTTGAATACCAAACCATACGCGAATTAATGAACAAAGGACACCGTATTGGTTATGCACTTGGGCCCTACGGCGGCTACCAGGCAATTATGTGGAACAAAGAAAATAAAGTATACTACGGTGCTTCTGAATCGCGAAAAGACGGGCAAGCGGCCGGATATTAA